One stretch of Streptomyces sp. NBC_01142 DNA includes these proteins:
- a CDS encoding response regulator transcription factor, whose amino-acid sequence MPHVLLIEDDASVRDGMELVLRRHGYDVDTAATGEEALALLDGPGGGKVELAVLDLMLPGMDGFEVCRRIRARTTALPVIMLTARGDDQDIVTGLEAGADDYVVKPVTAPVLEARIRAALRRAEPSGHAQGADADRAGLVIDRAGLTVTKHGAPIALPPTELRLLLELSASPGRVFSREQLLESIWDHTFLGDSRLVDAAVGRLRAKLEDVPAKPRYIQTVRGFGYRFGPL is encoded by the coding sequence ATGCCGCATGTGCTGCTCATCGAGGACGACGCGTCCGTACGGGACGGAATGGAGCTCGTGCTGCGCCGGCACGGGTACGACGTCGACACGGCGGCCACCGGCGAGGAAGCCCTCGCCCTGCTGGACGGCCCGGGCGGCGGGAAGGTCGAGCTGGCCGTGCTGGACCTGATGCTGCCCGGCATGGACGGCTTCGAGGTGTGCCGCCGCATCCGCGCCAGGACCACCGCCCTGCCGGTCATCATGCTGACCGCGCGCGGCGACGACCAGGACATCGTGACGGGCCTGGAGGCGGGCGCCGACGACTACGTGGTCAAGCCGGTCACCGCACCCGTGCTGGAGGCCCGCATCCGGGCCGCGCTGCGGCGCGCGGAACCGTCCGGGCATGCGCAGGGGGCGGACGCCGACCGCGCCGGGCTGGTGATCGACCGCGCCGGGCTGACCGTCACCAAGCACGGCGCCCCGATCGCACTGCCGCCCACCGAGCTGCGGCTGCTGCTGGAGCTGTCGGCCTCCCCCGGCCGGGTCTTCAGCCGCGAGCAGCTCCTCGAATCCATCTGGGACCACACCTTCCTGGGCGACTCCCGGCTGGTGGACGCGGCGGTCGGACGGCTGCGGGCCAAGCTCGAGGACGTACCGGCGAAGCCGCGGTACATACAGACGGTGCGGGGCTTCGGCTACCGCTTCGGGCCGCTGTGA
- a CDS encoding HAMP domain-containing sensor histidine kinase yields the protein MSRTDEGKRGTAAKRRSRRLVGGLRTRLVVTFVVVALISAVTATALAYRDARTAVLQRTQNAAVNDLRERVTAVAADFDVPPDQRSLSRFAAKVSEGIGARIVVARYQDLVAVSDSLAETEGRITAELRTAVRTGDGARFQRVVWRGEPYLVVGMPVTYADGDRRTSGLEVFAIADLRAERDDTAALLDSVRAGIVPVVLLAAVLALLAAGTVLRPVRKLGRATRELAAGDLGSRVAVTGHDELADLARTFNETADALQASDAELREQEAKARRFVADVSHELRTPLAAMTMVATVLEEDADQLPPDAARAARTVGTETARLSRLVEDLMEISRFDAKAVRLNAAETDLADTVRASLALRGWTDRVRTHLDEGVRAVVDRRRIDVIVANLVGNALRHGAPPVTVTLGTALAADGEWVTLEVADHGPGLPPGARERVFDRFYKADAARTRGAADDSGQGSGLGTAIALENARLHGGTIDVADGPQGGAVFTLRLPLRRTGEGTE from the coding sequence GTGAGCCGTACGGACGAAGGCAAGCGCGGCACCGCCGCGAAGAGGCGCTCCCGGCGGCTCGTCGGCGGGCTGCGCACCCGGCTCGTCGTCACCTTCGTCGTCGTCGCCCTCATCAGCGCGGTGACCGCGACCGCCCTCGCCTACCGGGACGCCCGCACCGCCGTCCTCCAGCGCACCCAGAACGCCGCCGTGAACGACCTCCGGGAGCGGGTCACCGCGGTCGCCGCCGACTTCGACGTACCGCCCGACCAGCGGTCGCTGTCCCGGTTCGCGGCGAAGGTCTCGGAGGGCATCGGCGCCCGCATCGTTGTCGCCCGCTACCAGGACCTCGTCGCGGTCTCCGACTCCCTCGCCGAGACGGAGGGCCGGATCACCGCCGAGCTGCGCACCGCCGTGCGCACCGGGGACGGGGCCCGGTTCCAGCGGGTGGTGTGGCGGGGCGAGCCCTATCTGGTCGTCGGCATGCCCGTGACGTACGCCGACGGGGACCGCCGCACCTCCGGCCTGGAGGTCTTCGCGATCGCCGATCTGCGGGCCGAGCGCGACGACACTGCCGCCCTGCTGGACTCCGTACGGGCGGGCATCGTGCCGGTGGTGCTGCTGGCCGCCGTCCTGGCGCTGCTGGCCGCGGGGACGGTCCTTCGTCCGGTACGCAAGCTGGGCCGGGCCACCCGCGAGCTCGCGGCCGGAGACCTCGGCAGCCGGGTCGCCGTCACCGGGCACGACGAACTCGCCGACCTGGCGAGGACGTTCAACGAGACCGCCGACGCGCTCCAGGCCTCCGACGCGGAACTGCGCGAGCAGGAGGCGAAGGCACGCCGCTTCGTGGCGGACGTGTCGCACGAACTGCGTACGCCCCTCGCGGCGATGACGATGGTGGCGACCGTCCTGGAGGAGGACGCCGACCAGCTGCCGCCGGACGCGGCGCGGGCGGCCCGTACCGTCGGCACGGAGACCGCACGGCTGTCCCGGCTGGTCGAGGACCTGATGGAGATCTCCCGCTTCGACGCCAAGGCGGTACGGCTGAACGCGGCCGAGACGGACCTCGCCGACACCGTACGGGCGTCGCTGGCGCTGCGCGGCTGGACGGACCGGGTGCGGACGCACCTCGATGAGGGCGTACGGGCGGTGGTCGACCGGCGCCGCATCGACGTGATCGTCGCGAACCTTGTGGGCAACGCGCTGCGGCACGGAGCCCCGCCGGTCACCGTGACCCTCGGGACGGCCCTCGCGGCGGACGGGGAGTGGGTGACGCTGGAGGTCGCCGACCACGGTCCCGGGCTGCCGCCGGGGGCTCGGGAGCGGGTGTTCGACCGGTTCTACAAGGCGGACGCGGCCCGCACGCGTGGCGCGGCCGACGACAGCGGACAGGGCAGCGGCCTCGGCACGGCGATCGCGCTGGAGAACGCGCGGCTGCACGGCGGCACGATCGACGTCGCCGACGGACCGCAGGGCGGCGCAGTGTTCACGCTGCGCCTGCCCCTGCGACGTACCGGAGAGGGCACGGAGTGA
- a CDS encoding NAD-dependent epimerase/dehydratase family protein, with product MSLYVVIGFGPAGAATARLLAEKGHSVRVVTRSGRSPEPGIEHVALDATDSKRLIEVSQGAAAIYSCAAPPYHRWASEWPPLASSLCAAAEATGAVLVMLGNLYGYGPVDGPMTEKLPLAATGPKGRVRAAVWEQAQKLHEQGRIKAVELRASDFFGPGVTDGGHLAARVVPRLLRGKQVSTLGDPDAPHSWSYLPDVARALVEVAGEERAWGRAWHVPTEPALSTREMVDRLAAQSGTGPVAVRRLPPAVLGVVSVFSRLIRELKEIRYQFDRPFVVDSTAYEAEFAVRATPVDEQVKTTVDWWRERLATTG from the coding sequence GTGAGCCTTTATGTCGTTATAGGATTCGGGCCCGCCGGGGCGGCCACTGCTCGGCTGCTGGCCGAGAAGGGTCACTCGGTACGGGTCGTCACCAGGTCGGGCCGAAGCCCGGAACCCGGCATCGAGCACGTCGCGTTGGACGCGACGGACAGCAAGCGACTGATCGAGGTGTCGCAGGGCGCGGCCGCGATCTACAGCTGCGCCGCACCGCCCTACCATCGCTGGGCGAGTGAATGGCCGCCGCTGGCCTCGTCCCTCTGCGCGGCGGCCGAGGCGACCGGGGCCGTCCTGGTCATGCTGGGCAACCTCTACGGCTACGGTCCGGTGGACGGTCCCATGACCGAGAAGCTGCCGCTCGCGGCGACCGGTCCCAAGGGGCGGGTGCGCGCCGCCGTTTGGGAGCAGGCGCAGAAACTGCACGAGCAGGGTCGTATCAAGGCGGTCGAGCTTCGGGCCTCGGACTTCTTCGGGCCCGGTGTGACCGATGGCGGGCACCTGGCCGCGCGGGTCGTGCCACGACTGCTGCGCGGCAAGCAGGTCTCCACGCTCGGGGATCCGGACGCCCCGCACAGCTGGAGCTATCTCCCCGATGTGGCCAGGGCCCTGGTCGAGGTCGCGGGCGAGGAGCGGGCCTGGGGACGGGCCTGGCACGTCCCGACGGAGCCCGCGCTGTCCACCCGCGAGATGGTCGACCGCCTTGCCGCTCAGTCGGGAACGGGTCCGGTCGCGGTGCGAAGGCTCCCGCCGGCCGTACTGGGTGTCGTGTCGGTCTTCTCTCGGCTGATCCGCGAACTGAAGGAGATCCGCTATCAGTTCGACCGACCGTTCGTAGTTGACTCAACGGCTTACGAAGCCGAGTTCGCGGTACGAGCCACCCCCGTCGATGAGCAGGTCAAGACAACGGTGGACTGGTGGCGTGAGCGACTGGCCACCACGGGATGA
- a CDS encoding SigE family RNA polymerase sigma factor, whose protein sequence is MSTDAEFDAFYTATAKRLVATVYAMTGDLAEAEDAVQEAYARAWQRWSRLTREGDPLPWVRTVASRLAISTWRRTRNRLRAQLRHGPAPDVPGLSEDRVALVAALRELSPDQRRAVVLHHLLDLPVEEVARETGASSGAVRTRLSRARKLLGAQLTNIDTYDEGVVTNG, encoded by the coding sequence ATGTCGACCGACGCAGAGTTCGACGCCTTCTACACCGCCACGGCCAAACGGCTTGTCGCCACGGTCTACGCAATGACCGGGGACCTGGCCGAGGCCGAGGACGCGGTGCAGGAGGCGTATGCACGGGCCTGGCAGCGATGGAGCCGGCTCACACGGGAGGGGGACCCGCTGCCGTGGGTGCGCACCGTCGCGTCCCGGCTGGCCATCAGCACCTGGCGGCGTACCCGCAACCGGCTGCGCGCCCAACTGCGGCACGGCCCTGCGCCGGACGTGCCCGGGCTGTCCGAGGATCGCGTCGCCCTGGTAGCGGCGCTGCGCGAGCTGAGCCCGGACCAGCGGCGGGCGGTGGTGCTGCACCACCTGCTCGACCTGCCGGTGGAAGAGGTGGCGCGCGAAACGGGCGCCTCGAGCGGCGCCGTGAGAACCAGGCTCAGCAGGGCGCGCAAACTGCTCGGCGCGCAGCTCACGAACATCGACACATACGACGAGGGGGTCGTCACGAATGGCTGA
- a CDS encoding glycosyltransferase 87 family protein: MADTLVYRAEGAAVANGTALYGFSVTEWRLPATYPPFAAILFVPTTWLPVPALKVVFVVGNALLLALLVRLSCRFAGLPARPPLIIAAVAVGLWLEPVFQTLLFGQINLALVCLVLWDLSRDEEALGKGFALGVAAGVKLTPAVFIVYLLITGRVRAGLTALASFTGTVLLGALVLPYASVDFWTRRIFETGRVGKVWIVDNQSLQGLLARLLHTPEPGPVWIATAAFTAVAGLWIARRSTSTAWGVLVTAMTALLVSPISWSHHWVWCVPLLAVLIAEGRLRTAAAVTALFLARTLWLVPHQGEQDLKLPWWQQPLASPYPLLGLAVLALALSLGNRRAAVPGPRATAPRKQSEPSDMSTRLGAN, from the coding sequence ATGGCCGACACGCTCGTGTACCGGGCCGAGGGGGCCGCCGTCGCAAACGGCACCGCTCTCTACGGGTTCAGCGTCACCGAGTGGCGGCTGCCCGCCACGTACCCGCCCTTCGCGGCGATCCTCTTCGTACCGACCACCTGGCTGCCCGTCCCGGCGCTCAAGGTGGTCTTTGTCGTCGGGAACGCGCTGCTGCTCGCTCTGCTCGTGCGCCTGTCCTGCCGGTTCGCCGGGCTTCCCGCGCGGCCCCCGCTGATCATCGCCGCGGTCGCCGTCGGCCTCTGGCTCGAACCGGTCTTCCAGACTCTCCTCTTCGGGCAGATCAACCTCGCCCTCGTCTGCCTGGTCCTGTGGGACCTGTCGCGGGACGAGGAAGCCCTCGGCAAGGGCTTCGCGCTCGGCGTCGCGGCCGGCGTCAAGCTCACGCCCGCCGTTTTCATCGTGTACCTGCTGATCACCGGACGGGTACGGGCCGGGCTCACCGCCCTCGCCTCCTTCACCGGCACGGTGCTGCTGGGAGCGCTCGTGCTCCCGTACGCCAGCGTCGACTTCTGGACCCGGCGCATCTTCGAGACCGGCCGGGTCGGCAAGGTGTGGATCGTCGACAACCAGTCGCTGCAGGGGCTGCTGGCCCGGCTGCTGCACACCCCGGAACCGGGGCCTGTCTGGATCGCCACCGCCGCGTTCACCGCCGTCGCCGGGCTGTGGATCGCCCGCCGCTCCACGAGCACGGCCTGGGGAGTGCTGGTCACCGCGATGACCGCGCTCCTCGTCTCGCCGATCAGCTGGTCGCACCACTGGGTGTGGTGCGTACCGCTGCTGGCCGTACTGATCGCGGAGGGCCGTCTCCGTACGGCCGCGGCCGTGACCGCGCTCTTCCTGGCCCGCACCCTGTGGCTGGTCCCCCACCAGGGAGAGCAGGATCTGAAGCTCCCCTGGTGGCAGCAGCCCCTGGCGTCCCCCTATCCGCTGCTGGGCCTGGCGGTGCTGGCCCTGGCCCTGTCCCTGGGGAACCGGCGCGCGGCAGTACCGGGGCCACGCGCCACAGCACCGCGGAAGCAGAGTGAGCCGAGTGACATGAGTACGCGCCTGGGGGCGAATTGA
- a CDS encoding UvrD-helicase domain-containing protein encodes MSEPDPLGRERAHLTASRAALRTMREDVQALDIRDVTANWVNAAVLESQIEERIKALADLSHTPLFFGRLDYLHRVGADRAEGAEGERFYIGRRHVHDADGDPMVIDWRAPVSQPFYRASRKDPLDVGLRRRFGYTGGELTAYEDEHLTDPAEREQTSKLLQAEIERPRVGPMRDIVATIQPEQDEIVRSGLGGTVCVQGGPGTGKTAVGLHRVAYLLYAHRERLARTGTLVIGPNRSFLHYIEQVLPALGELEVKQSTVDDLVAHVEVRGTDPSDAAVIKGDARMAEVLRRAVRSHVTMPAEPLMVVRGSRRWRVPAYELEEMVRELLDRDIRYGAAREALPQRIAHAVLVRMEQAGEAPDDRVQDAVARNPAVKAAVKTVWPPVDPAKLVLRLLSDPDFLAEQAEGLLTAEEQKTVLWTKPARSVRAAKWSSADAVLIDEANDLVQRTHSLGHVVLDEAQDLSPMQYRAVGRRCTTGSATVLGDLAQGTTPWATESWQQALTHLGKPGAAVEELTAGFRVPREVIAYASRLLPDIAPGLAEVGSVREAPGSLEVREVTDVAELDVAVVAACEDSLRQEGSIGLIAADARIPALAEALMSAGHAYLSPGEETTAESRLTLVPASLAKGLEYDYVVLDEPAAVIDAEPDERTGLRRLYVSLTRAVSGLTLLHASPLPHQLG; translated from the coding sequence ATGTCCGAACCCGACCCGCTCGGGCGCGAACGCGCCCATCTCACCGCCTCGCGCGCCGCCCTCCGCACGATGCGCGAGGACGTCCAGGCCCTCGACATCCGCGACGTCACCGCGAACTGGGTCAACGCCGCCGTCCTGGAGTCGCAGATCGAGGAGCGCATCAAGGCACTCGCCGATCTCTCCCACACGCCGCTCTTCTTCGGCCGCCTCGACTATCTGCACCGGGTCGGCGCGGACCGGGCGGAGGGCGCGGAGGGCGAGCGCTTCTACATCGGCCGCCGCCACGTCCATGACGCGGACGGCGACCCGATGGTCATCGACTGGCGCGCACCCGTCTCGCAGCCCTTCTACCGGGCGTCCCGGAAGGACCCGCTGGACGTCGGGCTGCGGCGGCGCTTCGGCTACACGGGCGGCGAGCTCACGGCGTACGAGGACGAGCATCTGACCGACCCCGCCGAGCGGGAACAGACCAGCAAGCTGCTCCAGGCGGAGATCGAGCGCCCGCGCGTGGGCCCGATGCGGGACATCGTCGCCACGATCCAGCCGGAGCAGGACGAGATCGTACGGTCGGGGCTCGGCGGCACGGTGTGCGTGCAGGGCGGCCCGGGCACCGGAAAGACCGCGGTGGGTCTGCACCGGGTCGCGTATCTGCTGTACGCACACCGGGAGCGGCTCGCCCGTACCGGCACGCTGGTGATCGGGCCGAACAGGTCCTTCCTGCACTACATCGAGCAAGTCCTGCCCGCGCTGGGCGAGCTCGAGGTCAAGCAGTCGACGGTCGACGACCTCGTGGCCCATGTGGAGGTACGCGGAACCGATCCCTCCGACGCCGCCGTGATCAAGGGTGACGCGCGGATGGCGGAGGTGCTGCGGCGGGCCGTCCGCTCGCACGTGACGATGCCGGCGGAGCCGCTGATGGTGGTGCGCGGCTCGCGGCGGTGGCGCGTACCGGCGTACGAACTCGAGGAGATGGTGCGGGAGTTGCTGGACCGGGACATCCGGTACGGCGCGGCGCGCGAGGCGCTTCCGCAGCGGATCGCGCACGCGGTCCTGGTCCGCATGGAGCAGGCGGGCGAGGCACCCGACGACCGGGTGCAGGACGCGGTGGCCCGCAACCCCGCGGTGAAGGCGGCGGTGAAGACGGTCTGGCCCCCGGTGGACCCGGCGAAGCTGGTGCTCCGGCTGCTGTCCGACCCGGACTTCCTTGCGGAGCAGGCGGAGGGCCTGCTGACCGCGGAGGAACAGAAGACCGTCCTGTGGACCAAGCCGGCCCGCAGTGTCCGGGCCGCCAAGTGGTCCTCGGCGGACGCGGTGCTGATCGACGAGGCGAACGACCTGGTGCAGCGCACGCACTCGCTGGGCCATGTCGTACTGGACGAGGCGCAGGACCTGTCCCCGATGCAGTACCGCGCGGTGGGCCGCCGCTGCACGACCGGCTCGGCGACCGTCCTCGGCGACCTGGCGCAGGGCACCACCCCGTGGGCGACGGAGAGCTGGCAGCAGGCCCTGACCCACCTCGGCAAGCCGGGCGCGGCCGTCGAAGAGCTGACGGCGGGCTTCCGTGTGCCGCGCGAGGTGATCGCGTACGCGTCCCGTCTGCTCCCGGACATCGCACCGGGCCTGGCGGAGGTCGGATCGGTCCGTGAGGCCCCCGGCTCCCTGGAGGTCCGCGAGGTCACGGATGTCGCGGAGCTGGACGTGGCGGTCGTCGCGGCGTGCGAGGACTCGCTGCGCCAGGAGGGTTCGATCGGCCTGATCGCCGCGGACGCCCGGATCCCGGCCCTGGCCGAGGCCCTGATGTCGGCGGGCCACGCGTACCTCTCCCCCGGCGAGGAGACGACGGCCGAGTCCCGCCTGACGCTGGTCCCGGCGTCGCTGGCCAAGGGCCTCGAATACGACTACGTGGTCCTGGACGAGCCCGCGGCGGTGATCGACGCGGAACCCGACGAACGCACGGGCCTGCGCCGCCTGTACGTCTCCCTGACCCGCGCGGTCTCCGGCCTGACGCTCCTCCACGCGTCCCCTCTGCCGCACCAGCTCGGGTAG
- the murQ gene encoding N-acetylmuramic acid 6-phosphate etherase — MATLTTEAFRPELADIDQLPTLEIARIMNGEDRSVPDAVAAQLPQIAAAIDGTAERMSRGGRLIYAGAGTAGRLGVLDASECPPTFNTDPAEVVGLIAGGPAAMVRASEGAEDSKELAAADLDALKLTANDTVVGISASGRTPYAIGAVEHARAGGALTIGLSCNAGSALGAAADHGIEVVVGPELLTGSTRLKAGTAQKLVLNMISTITMIRLGKTYGNLMVDVRASNEKLRARSHRIVALATGAPDEEIEAALAATDGEVKNAILTILGEVDGPTAARLLTESEGHLRAALRSRRRG; from the coding sequence CTGGCCACGCTCACCACCGAGGCGTTCCGGCCCGAGCTCGCCGACATCGACCAGCTCCCCACCCTCGAGATCGCCCGGATCATGAACGGCGAGGACCGGTCCGTCCCCGACGCCGTCGCCGCGCAACTGCCGCAGATCGCCGCCGCGATCGACGGCACCGCCGAGCGGATGTCCCGCGGCGGCCGGCTGATCTACGCGGGCGCGGGCACGGCGGGCCGCCTCGGCGTGCTGGACGCGAGCGAGTGCCCGCCCACCTTCAACACCGACCCCGCAGAGGTCGTGGGCCTGATCGCGGGCGGCCCGGCCGCCATGGTCCGGGCGAGCGAGGGCGCCGAGGACAGCAAGGAACTGGCCGCGGCCGACCTGGACGCGCTCAAGCTGACCGCGAACGACACGGTGGTCGGGATCTCGGCCTCGGGCCGTACTCCGTACGCGATCGGCGCGGTCGAGCACGCCCGCGCCGGCGGTGCGCTCACCATCGGCCTGTCCTGCAACGCGGGCAGCGCGCTCGGCGCGGCCGCCGATCACGGCATCGAGGTCGTCGTCGGCCCCGAACTCCTCACCGGTTCCACCCGGTTGAAGGCGGGCACGGCGCAGAAGCTGGTCCTCAACATGATCTCGACGATCACGATGATCCGGCTCGGCAAGACGTACGGAAACCTGATGGTGGACGTCCGCGCCTCCAACGAGAAGCTGCGCGCCCGCTCGCACCGGATCGTCGCCCTTGCCACGGGCGCGCCCGACGAGGAGATCGAGGCGGCCCTGGCGGCCACGGACGGCGAGGTGAAGAACGCGATCCTGACGATCCTGGGCGAGGTCGACGGCCCGACGGCCGCGCGTCTCCTGACGGAGAGCGAGGGTCACCTGCGCGCGGCGCTCCGGTCACGCCGGAGGGGCTGA
- a CDS encoding MurR/RpiR family transcriptional regulator: MTNPVKEIFSGAAPPAPAALAAKVRTLAPSMTRSMQRVAEAVADDPAGCAALTVTGLAELTGTSEATVVRTARLLGYPGYRDLRLALAGLAAHQLSGRAPAVTADIAVDDPIADVVAKLAYDEQQTLADTAAGLDTVQLGAAVTAASTARRIDIYGVGASSLVGMDLAQKLLRIGLIAHAHADPHLAVTNAVQLRSGDVAIAITHSGSTGDVIEPLRVAFDRGATTIAITGRPDGPVSQYADHVLTTSTARESELRPAAMSSRTSQLLVVDCLFIGVAQRTYETAAPALAASYEALAHRHSPRTR; encoded by the coding sequence GTGACCAATCCAGTGAAGGAAATTTTCAGCGGTGCCGCTCCGCCCGCCCCGGCCGCTCTCGCGGCCAAGGTGCGGACCCTCGCGCCGTCCATGACCCGCTCCATGCAGCGGGTCGCCGAAGCCGTCGCCGACGACCCGGCCGGCTGCGCGGCCCTCACGGTCACCGGTCTCGCCGAGCTCACCGGCACCAGCGAGGCCACCGTGGTCCGCACCGCCCGGCTCCTCGGCTACCCCGGCTACCGCGACCTGCGCCTCGCGCTCGCCGGGCTCGCCGCCCACCAGCTGTCCGGCCGGGCTCCGGCGGTCACCGCCGACATCGCCGTCGACGACCCCATCGCGGACGTGGTCGCCAAGCTGGCCTACGACGAGCAGCAGACCCTCGCCGACACGGCAGCCGGACTCGACACCGTCCAGCTGGGAGCGGCCGTGACGGCCGCATCGACCGCCCGCAGGATCGATATCTACGGCGTCGGCGCATCCTCGCTCGTCGGCATGGACCTCGCCCAGAAGCTGCTCCGGATCGGCCTGATCGCGCACGCCCACGCCGACCCGCACCTTGCCGTCACCAACGCCGTGCAACTGCGCTCCGGCGATGTGGCCATCGCTATCACCCACTCCGGCTCCACCGGCGATGTGATCGAACCACTGCGGGTCGCCTTCGATCGCGGCGCGACGACGATCGCGATCACCGGCCGTCCGGACGGCCCGGTCTCGCAGTACGCCGACCATGTGCTGACCACCTCCACCGCCCGCGAGAGCGAGCTGCGGCCGGCCGCCATGTCGTCCCGTACCAGCCAGCTCCTCGTCGTGGACTGCCTGTTCATAGGGGTTGCGCAGCGTACGTACGAGACGGCGGCCCCTGCCCTGGCCGCTTCGTACGAGGCGCTCGCCCATCGCCACAGCCCGCGCACCCGCTAG
- a CDS encoding DUF4031 domain-containing protein — protein MTIYIDPPTWPGHGRLWSHLVSDVSYEELHAFAASIGCPPRAFERDHYDVPESRYRDAVRAGAVEIGPKELVRRLTEAGLRRPKHRRVP, from the coding sequence GTGACGATCTATATCGACCCGCCGACCTGGCCGGGCCATGGCAGGCTGTGGTCGCACCTGGTCAGCGACGTCTCGTACGAGGAGCTGCACGCCTTCGCCGCGTCGATCGGCTGCCCGCCCCGCGCCTTCGAGCGGGACCACTACGACGTCCCGGAGTCCCGCTACCGGGACGCGGTGCGGGCGGGCGCGGTGGAGATCGGCCCCAAGGAACTCGTACGGCGGCTCACGGAGGCGGGGCTGCGCAGGCCCAAGCACCGGCGCGTTCCCTAG
- a CDS encoding DUF6479 family protein yields MNALLTVQSISASDVTAGEHLTGAGPFIIGIVLAALLAGAMWWDGRRRDQQAPAPPPAEQPKPPDHPTHIEEVRVPDEDDFPHDGGRLLPYNLKTHSTHGAGQGRESGPPRGGEGGGAVGGGGPGG; encoded by the coding sequence ATGAACGCCTTGCTGACAGTCCAGAGCATCTCGGCTTCCGACGTCACGGCCGGTGAGCATCTGACCGGAGCCGGTCCCTTCATCATCGGGATCGTCCTCGCGGCCCTGCTGGCGGGCGCCATGTGGTGGGACGGGAGGCGCCGGGACCAGCAGGCGCCCGCGCCGCCCCCCGCGGAGCAGCCGAAGCCGCCCGACCACCCCACGCACATCGAGGAGGTACGGGTGCCGGACGAGGACGACTTCCCGCACGACGGGGGGCGCCTTCTCCCTTACAACCTGAAGACTCACAGCACTCACGGCGCGGGGCAGGGGCGCGAGAGCGGGCCGCCGCGCGGCGGTGAAGGCGGAGGCGCCGTCGGGGGCGGCGGCCCGGGCGGCTGA
- a CDS encoding copper homeostasis protein CutC — protein sequence MSNRAVLEVIALDAEDAVAAQSGGADRLELVTDMASDGLTPTRETFARIRAAVDIPLRVMLRRANGFGAGGPGDVDALVRVAGEMRAEGAEEFVLGFLDEAGNADLVTVERLMAELEGCRWTFHRAIDRAVDRDALRKHLADMPGLDTYLTAGSAAGVDDGLPTLLAEAARRGEPGYEAQILVGGGLRLDHLPALRSGGVDAFHIGGAARPGGWSAGVEAGAVRGWREALDA from the coding sequence ATGAGCAACCGTGCAGTCCTGGAGGTCATCGCTCTCGACGCGGAGGACGCGGTCGCCGCCCAGTCCGGAGGGGCCGACCGCCTGGAGCTCGTCACCGACATGGCGTCGGATGGGCTGACCCCGACGCGCGAGACGTTCGCACGCATTCGCGCGGCGGTCGACATCCCGCTGCGGGTGATGCTGCGGCGGGCGAACGGCTTCGGCGCGGGCGGCCCGGGCGACGTGGACGCGCTGGTGCGGGTCGCGGGGGAGATGCGGGCGGAGGGCGCGGAGGAGTTCGTGCTCGGGTTCCTGGACGAAGCCGGAAACGCGGACCTGGTCACGGTGGAGCGGCTGATGGCGGAGCTCGAGGGCTGCCGGTGGACATTCCACCGGGCGATCGACCGGGCGGTCGACCGCGACGCCCTGCGCAAGCACCTCGCGGACATGCCGGGTCTGGACACGTATCTGACCGCCGGGTCCGCGGCGGGCGTGGACGACGGTCTCCCCACGCTCCTGGCGGAGGCGGCGCGGCGGGGTGAACCGGGTTACGAGGCCCAGATCCTGGTGGGAGGGGGCCTGCGCCTGGACCACCTTCCGGCGCTCAGGTCGGGAGGGGTGGACGCGTTCCACATCGGCGGCGCGGCGCGGCCGGGAGGGTGGTCGGCGGGGGTCGAGGCGGGGGCGGTACGCGGGTGGCGCGAGGCGCTGGACGCGTAG
- a CDS encoding TetR/AcrR family transcriptional regulator, with the protein MGRPRTNDETVKERLVECATEMLATRPQESLTVRAVATAADTSTAAVYSLFGGKDGLIGAVRDRAVASLFQALTAVATSEDPLADIYALAAAYRRWGREHSHLYSVLFGGVQSFKPSGAVGTSDPIRPLIAAIDRAVTESVLDGHVTSIAVSLWVTLHGLVTLELAGALDAPTAEAAFRSTIHAALRGWTTPAVFRSLRHDEPAP; encoded by the coding sequence ATGGGTAGGCCGAGAACAAACGACGAGACCGTCAAAGAGCGACTCGTGGAGTGCGCGACCGAGATGCTCGCCACCCGTCCGCAGGAGTCGCTCACAGTCCGCGCCGTGGCCACGGCCGCCGACACGTCAACGGCGGCGGTGTACTCCCTGTTCGGCGGCAAGGACGGACTGATCGGAGCGGTACGCGACAGAGCCGTCGCCAGTCTGTTCCAGGCGCTGACGGCGGTGGCGACCTCCGAGGATCCCCTCGCCGACATCTACGCACTGGCCGCCGCATACCGACGATGGGGACGCGAACACAGCCACCTGTACTCGGTGCTGTTCGGTGGGGTGCAATCCTTCAAGCCGTCGGGGGCGGTCGGTACGAGTGACCCCATCCGGCCGCTCATCGCGGCGATCGATCGCGCCGTGACAGAGTCCGTCCTCGACGGCCACGTGACGTCGATCGCTGTCTCGCTCTGGGTGACCCTGCACGGGCTCGTGACACTCGAACTCGCCGGGGCCCTCGACGCCCCCACAGCAGAGGCCGCATTCCGATCGACGATCCACGCCGCGCTGCGCGGCTGGACGACCCCCGCGGTGTTCCGCAGCCTTCGGCACGACGAACCCGCCCCTTGA